The following is a genomic window from Shewanella avicenniae.
ATCATCAGCAGCAACAGCCACGCAATGCGCTGGTTGATGCCAACAAGGATGCCTTTGGTCATAAGTTTATTTTGCTGCCAAACCCATCATATGGTGATTGGGAACCGGCCATGGCGAAAGATTACTATCAGTTGACTGACGGGCAAAAATTGGACGTGCGCCAGCAAAGTCTGCGCCCGTGGCAGCAAAAGTAATTTGTGAATAAGTTGCTTGTGAATACTAATAAAAAACCCCGAAAATTCGGGGTTTTTTAATGGGTTATCACTCTCGTTACGGCAGTGGTGTTAATTCGACGGTCAGCCAAACTAAGCGATGATCGGATGATGCACCGCGGTTTTTAATCAAGCGAAATAGCGGGCTGGATTTTTCAGGCCAGAAAACACCGCCTTCAATAATCTTCATACCAGCCTTTGAGGGCAGAACATAATCCGCGCGCTCTTTCCATGACGCGGTAAAGGCTTTTGCATGCGGGTTATTTTTCTCATACGCCTCGCCGCCTTTGCTGGTTGGGGTGTAGCTGCCGTTCACCAATGGATGATCCAATAACTGCCGTATAGCGCCACTTTGCTCAGCACTTTTATATGGGGCTGAGTTCATATCGCCAACAAACACGAAGCGAGCATTTTGCTCAAAGCCGCCTTGTTTGCCTTGGTCATCGACAATATAGCCCGCGGCTTCAGCGCCATTGAGGTAGTCAGCCCACAAGCGGATTTCGTCATAGTTACGTAAGCCATTACGATTTTCAGGGCCATCAAATACCGGTGGGGTTGGATGTGCCGCCAAGACATGCAGCCATTCACCATTCACATTGACTGGCACGTCCCAGTGCGATTTAGACGATAACCGCAGCTGTTGCCACTCTTCATCGCTATACCACGATTGCTGCGTTTGTGGGTCAACTGGGCGCTGCGCATTGGGCATGCTGGCCCATTTTAGCTGCTGAAAACTGCGCACATGTTCGCTGTCGATGGGGTAGCGCGATAACACCACCATGCCATATTGGCCGGGATAGAAGCCAAAGCCCCACGCATCACCGCCGACACCGGACGCTTTGCCATCATGGTCGAGGTCAAAGGGCGATGGCTCACCAGTGTTGACCGGTGCAATGTAGAAATAAGGGTAATCAATCGCCTCTGCGCCTTGCTGTGGTTGATTGAGATAGCGGCGAATAAAGGCTTTCACCCCGACGTTTGCATCGGCGATGTAGTCAAATTCATTCAGTAATACGATGTCAGGGCGTACCCGTTGCAATATTTCGGCAATATTACGGATTTGCGGATTGTCATCTTTTTGTAACAAAGTTTGTAGCTTGTTCGAAGTGGGGATTTTTTGCCCTTGTTCTAAGTAGTTACTGCCTTCCATACTGACATTGAACGTGGCAATTTTGAGCTGTTGGTTGTTAGCTGACATGGCATTGTTACTAGTTAAAGGTAATAAAAACAAAAAGATATATTTTAACGAATTAACCCAGAGCGGTCGCATGAGAACCTCGTGACGAGATTGGAAAAAATTTGGCCGTAATGTTTATTTTCCGGTCAAAAAAGAAACAATTGTGTGTATGATGAGGCAGTGTTAAACAAAAGTGTAACGCTTTTATGGTATAACACGACCTCGTTGGCTGGAGTGTACCCTTGGCCAACGCGGTTTAGTTACGAACGTAACGGTTTACGTAACAAACATCAATATAAAAACTCAGGGGATCTAATGATGATTCAGGGATTTACCAAAAGCCGTTTAGCCTTGGCACTGACACTTGCCATCGGCGCATCTTCAATGGCCTACGCTGCAGACACGACGTCTTCTATGCGTGGTACCATTTCAGGACCTGACGGACAGCCAGCTCCTAACACCAAAATTACATTGATTCACCAGCCATCAGGCACTGTGACCGAAGTAACGACTAACGCCTCTGGTGCGTTCAGTGCGTCTGGTCTGCGTGTAGGTGGTCCATATCAGATCATTATCGATTCTGACGTGTATCAAGACACTGTAGAAAGCGACATCTTCCTGCAATTGGGTCAAACCTTCCGTTTGAATGAACAATTGCAAGCTGCAAGTAACGTTGAGCGTATCACCGTTACTGGTAGCCGTATTGCAATGACCAACAACAGTGGTAGTTCTAGCACTTTTGGTCTTGATGCAATTGAAAATGCACCTTCTTTCAACCGTGATTTGAAAGACATCATCCGCCAAAACCCACTGGCTTCTACTCTGGGTGGTTCTGACAACGCGATGTCTGTTGCAGGTCAAAACCCTAAGTTCAACAGCATCAGTGTGGACGGTGTTGGCTTGAACGATGACTTTGGTCTGAACTCAAACGGTTACCCAACCCAACGTTCTCCTGTATCTATGGATGCAATTGAACAGGTATCAATCGAAACCAACCCATTTGACGCTAAATACGGTGGTTTTACTGGTGCGCGTGTTAACGCAGTAACCAAGTCAGGTACCAACGAATTCCACGGCGGTGTTTTCTATGAAAAGACTGACGATAGCTGGGCGGGTAAAGCGAAGAACCCTAATACTGGTGCAAAAGTTGATGTTACCGGTGTTGAAAGTGAAACCTATGGCTTTAACTTGGGTGGTCCGCTGATCAAAGACAAACTGTTCTTCTTCGTTAACTATGAAGATTTCAGCAAGCCAGAAACTGCAAACTATGGCCCTGAAGGTTCAGGCGCGCCAAACGAAACTGTTTGGACGATGGCCGATTATCAACGCGTTCG
Proteins encoded in this region:
- a CDS encoding endonuclease/exonuclease/phosphatase family protein yields the protein MSANNQQLKIATFNVSMEGSNYLEQGQKIPTSNKLQTLLQKDDNPQIRNIAEILQRVRPDIVLLNEFDYIADANVGVKAFIRRYLNQPQQGAEAIDYPYFYIAPVNTGEPSPFDLDHDGKASGVGGDAWGFGFYPGQYGMVVLSRYPIDSEHVRSFQQLKWASMPNAQRPVDPQTQQSWYSDEEWQQLRLSSKSHWDVPVNVNGEWLHVLAAHPTPPVFDGPENRNGLRNYDEIRLWADYLNGAEAAGYIVDDQGKQGGFEQNARFVFVGDMNSAPYKSAEQSGAIRQLLDHPLVNGSYTPTSKGGEAYEKNNPHAKAFTASWKERADYVLPSKAGMKIIEGGVFWPEKSSPLFRLIKNRGASSDHRLVWLTVELTPLP